CATGCTGCTCTTCTCGGATTCCAGCGCGGTGATCGCCATCGGCGTGGCCGTGGTGCTGGCGGCAGCCTACATGCTGCTTCCCGTCATATTTCGCTGCAACAGGCAGATCTCCGCGCAGCGCGTGCGCGCGCAGGAATCGCGCAAGCGCCGCGCCTACATGCACAGCGCCGCCACGCGCGGCAAGGTACTCACCTTTCCGGGCAACAAGCGCTCGGCCAACAAGTAGGATCGTTTAAGCCAAACGCCCCGCATGCGCTTCAGGGCATGCGGGGCGTTTTTTTGCTATCCCTAACACTGGATATGCTGTTTTCGTTTTATGTACTTCTATGATGTCGCCTCTGGCGCGCACAAGAGGCCGCGCGCTGCACGCGTGTGCGCATGCGCAAACCAACGGCGCCTCTACGGGTGCGGCGTCCCGCTGGGGATCGCGCTGTAAACCCGCTTGTGCCACTTGCGCCAAAGGATTATTCGTCCTTTGTTTGCGGGGCCTCACCGTGCCCTGCGTCGTACACGCCGGACTGCTGCATCACGCTCAAAAAACGCTTGACGGTGCGCAGGTCGTCCGCGTTGCTGATGCGGTCGATCATGTCGTGCAAATCGTCGTACACATCGTTTTTTTCGCCGTCGATCAGATAGTCGAGCCCCACCCCCAGCGCATGCGCAATGCGTTTGAGCGTAAAGATATTCCCCCGTCTGCGTCCGCGCTCTACCATGCCGTAATGGTGCAGTGATATGCCCGCTCTTTCGGAGACCTGCTCCTGGGTAAGGCGCAGGGATTTGCGCAGCGTGCGCATGCGCCGGCACATCGCACGGTACCGCTGTTCATCGGTCATTACTGCGTTTTTCTCGTCCGACTGGCTCATTGCTGTTCACCCACCTTTGCTTGAAAAATAGCTCTGTGCCTATATTAGATAGGGTAACGCAGCAAGTTGTGAATGATAACTGCCATTTTGATAGATTGATCATGCCTATATGTGTTACATTTCAAAAAAAATCATGATTCATGGAAATCTTACCCATTTTTATGCACATTATGTGATTTCGGCAAATCCGGATCGGTGATCTCCTCCGCAAAATGGGTCATATTCCCGCTTTGCTGGCGCATGGCGCGCATCAGATCGCTGGCGCCCTGGGTCAACTGCTGCGCGCGTGCCTGCGCGTCCCCGTCGTAGGGAAGCTGCATCATCTCCAGCTGGCGCACCAGCCCGTCGTTCTCCTGCTGCAGCTGCTCCAGGCGCGCCTGCGCCTTGGCAAGGCGCATCTGCGCCCACTCCGCCTGCGCGGCCAGGCCGTCCATTTTTTCCTGGCTGGCGCGGCTCTGCGGTGCGCGCAGCACGCCGGAGGCAAGGGCGCTTAAGCCCTGCATCAGCGGGATCACCTGGTTCACCGGCAGCTGCGCAAACTGCCGCTCCAATCGGTGCCACAGGCCTGCCGCCACCTTGCGGGCCTGCGCTTCGTCGCCCACGGCCACGTCCATCTGGGGGTGCAGCCCCGTCATACGGGCGTAAGGATCGTAGACAGGTTTGCCCTGGCGCTGCATATCCGCCATCACCTCGCGCACCAGCGCCGGCCGGTTTTTGATCAGGCTGCGGTATTTGTTCTGGTAACGCAGCATGGCCGAGCGGTCCCCCGCGCCCATCTCCATGGTGCACTTGCGCACTGACACCCCGCGCGCCTGCGCCTCCAGCACGCGCTCTAGCAGCGTGCGGATTTCATCGGGCGTAAAGGTGTCAAACGGCGCGCGCAGGCGCGTCTGGCTCCCCTGCTGCTGGGCACGGAATGTGGTGTAGTAGTAGTTGCGGATGCTGTTGGGCTTGCGGCCCGTCCGCTCCGCCACCCGATCAAAGACGCTCTTGAGCGGGCGTCCCTGCGCCAGCGCCTCGGTCATTTCCTGCTCGAGCAGCGCATTTTCCTGGCGGGTCCAGCCCGTCTTGCCCATCATATCCGCATCGCGCTGCATATCTTTCTGCTCCATTGCCATGCATGCACCCTCCTTGTGCTGTTGTTCATCATCAGTCTTGCCGATCATGCATAAAGCTATACACTGAAAATAAAAAAGCAAGAAGCTTATGCCACTTCTTGCTTTTGTATATACCCATACATATGCACGCCGCGGGCGCTTCATGCCCGCCTGGATGCAGGATGCAAAGTACATTATTATATATGTTTGCCGGCGACGTTTTAGAAGGACGCGCTGCCCACCGTGCGCGGGAAGGGGAGCACGTCGCGGATGTTGGCCATGCCGGTGACGTACATGATCATGCGCTCAAAGCCCAGGCCGTAGCCCGCGTGGTGTGTACCGCCGTAGCGGCGCAGGTCCAAATACCAGCCGTAGGAGGCGGGGTCCATGCCCAGATCGCGGATGCGCGCCTCGAGCACCTCCAGACGCTCCTCGCGCTGGCTGCCGCCGATGATCTCTCCCACGCCAGGCACCAGCAGATCCATGGCCGCAACGGTCTTGCCGTCGTCGTTGAGGCGCATGTAGAACGCCTTGATTTCCTTGGGATAATCGGTGACGAACACCGGCCGGGCGAACACCTCCTCGGCCAGATAGCGCTCGTGCTCGGTCTGCAGGTCGCATCCCCAAGAGACCGGAAAGGCGAACTCCCTGCCGCTTTTCAGCAGGATATCCACCGCCTCGGTGTAGGTGACGTGCGCAAAGTCGCTGGAGACCACGTTGTCCAGGCGCGCAAGCAGACCCTTGTCGATGAACTGGTTGAAGAAGGCCATCTCCTCAGGCGCGTTCTCCAGCACGTAATGGATGATGTACTTGACCATGTCCTCCGCCACGCGCATGTCCCCCGCCAGATCACAGAAGGCCATCTCCGGCTCGATCATCCAGAACTCGGCCGCGTGGCGCGCGGTATTGGAGTTTTCCGCGCGGAAGGTGGGGCCGAAGGTATACACGTTGCGGAACGCCTGGGCGTACGCCTCGGCGTTGAGCTGGCCCGACACCGTCAAATTGGCCTGCGCGCCGAAGAAGTCCTGGCTGTAATCCACCGCGCCCTGCGCATCGCGGGGCACGTCCTGCATATCCAGCGTGGTGACGTGGAACATCTCGCCTGCGCCCTCGCAGTCGCTGGCGGTGATCAGCGGGGTGTGCACGTAGACAAACCCGCGCTCGTTGAAGAACTGGTGGATGGCGAACGCCGCAAGTGAGCGCACCCGAAATACCGCGGCAAACGTGTTGGTGCGGGGACGCAAATGCGCGATGCCGCGCAAAAATTCAAAGGAGTGCCGTTTTTTCTGCAGCGGATAGTCGCTGGGGCACGCGCCCTCCAGCGTGACGCGGCTGGCCTGGATCTCCAGCGGCTGCTTGGCCTGGGGCGTGCGCACCACGCTGCCCTCCACGATCACCGCGCTGCCCACGCCAAAGTGGGAGACCTCGGCAAAATTGTCAATGCCGCCATCCTGGTAGACAACCTGCAGATTCCTGAAAAAGGATCCGTCATTGAGCTCAATGAACCCCAGGCTCTTGGAATTGCGCGAGGTGCGCACCCAGCCCGAGACGCGCACCTGCGCCCCCTCGTAGGCGTCCGGCTGCGCAAACAGGGCTTTGACCGATACTTGCTGCATAAACATATCCGCTCCTTTTATTGACAGTGCCGCTTTTCGGCGCATAAGGCCGCCCGAAAGCGCCCAAACTGATGAAACAACGCGTGTTGCGCCTGCACGGGTGAAACTTGTCTTATTGTACACCAGCTTTTGCGCGCCATACAAGGGGATTGCGGTATTTAGGCGCGTATTGCGACAATTTCGCGCGCGCTTGGTTGACAAACCGCACCAGCTGTGACACACTGTTATCTACTATAAAGGTTGCCGCGCTTGGCGCGCCTTATACCTGCTACCCTGCCCGAAAGGAGCCTGAAGCATTCCATGTTGTTTTACCCTATCTTTGACTGGACGTTCCTGATATTGATTCCCGGCCTGATTTTCGGCATGTGGGCGCAGAGCAGGATCAACCGTTCCTACCAGCGCTACAGCCGCGTGCTGGCGCAAAACGGCGTCACCGGCGCGCGGTTGGCGCAGCTGCTGCTGCACAGTCAGGGCATCGACGATGTGCCAGTGGAAATCTCCCCCGGCGGCGGGCTTTCCGACCACTACGACCCGCGCGCGCGCGTGCTGCGCCTCTCGCAGGGCGTCTATAACTCCTCATCCATCGCGGCACTGGGCATCGCCGCCCACGAGGTGGGCCATGCCTACCAGCACCAGGAGGAGTACGCCCCGCTGAAGATCCGCAACGCCCTTGCGCCAGTGGTCAGCTTCGCCTCCACCGCCGCCATCCCGCTGCTTTTAATCGGGCTGTTCGCCGCGACGGACGTGCTGATCACCATCGGCCTGATCGCCTACGCCTCGGCGGTGGTGTTCCAGCTGGTGACGCTGCCGGTGGAGTTTAACGCATCGCGCCGCGCCATCGCCGCGCTGGAGACGGGCGGCTATCTCTCGGCAGAGGAACTGCCCGGAGCGAAGGATGTGCTGTCCTCCGCCGCCATGACGTACGTGGCCGCGGCGCTCGCCTCCATTTTGCAGCTTCTGCGTCTTTCGCTGCTCTTTGGCCGCAGAAACGACTGACCCTCACAACACAGCATAAAAAAAGATCCGTCGGCGCAGGCGCGCCTGTGGCGGATCTTTTTTTATCGGTGCACGCGCATAAACGACGCGCAGGGCGCCTTGAGCGCGCCCTGGCCGATCTCCAGGCAGTCGATGCGGCAGCGCTGCTGGTCGTTGTAATAACAGCTGCGCACGTCGCACGAGACGATGGGAGGCGGTGCAACCGAGGCGTGCAGCGCGCCCTGCGTCTCGGGCACAAGGGGCGATGCGATCTCCATCGAAAATCTGGCCCTGCCACCCGGCGCGGCCCCGCGCGGCCAGAAGGCGGCGCACACCGCGTCGCCGCGCGCGCTCTTTGGCGTCACCTCAATGGCCACCGCCCGGCAGTAGCCCCCGCCGTTGTGGTTGCAGTAGGCGTTGTCACAATAAAGCTTCTCCGGCGACATGGCTCACTTGCAGCGGAACGAGGCGCACATGCTGTCCTCCTGCGTATCCACATGCGCATCGTGGCAGCAGGCCACCTGGATGGTCTCCAGGCTGCAGTGCTGTCCCTCACGGTTGAAACGGCAGTCGCGCACGTCGCAGTAGATGCACTGTTTTCCCATGGGATTGCTCATAACGCTTCCTCCTTTTTTCGTATGATACCCTAGCGTGCGACGGCGCGCGCGCCGTTATGCTGGCAAGTTTTGCAAATTGGCCGTATAATACAAGGCGTACCCGGCTTTATTCGTTTGATCGTCTTATGCAAAAGGAGGAACAACAAACATGGAAAAACCAAGCATTGCCGTGATCGGCGCGGGCGCCATCGGGGGCATCACGGCCGCCTTTATGGCCCAGGCCGGCTGCGACGTGGAGCTGGTGTGCAAGCACGAGGCAATCGCCGCGCAGGCGTGCGGCGAGGGGCTGCACGTGGTGGGCGTGCGCGGGGAGCACACAATTGCGGTGCCCGCGGTGGCGCGCATCGATGCGCTGCACGGCAAAAAAGATCTGGTGCTCATCGCCACCAAGGCCTAC
Above is a window of Maliibacterium massiliense DNA encoding:
- a CDS encoding helix-turn-helix transcriptional regulator; the protein is MSQSDEKNAVMTDEQRYRAMCRRMRTLRKSLRLTQEQVSERAGISLHHYGMVERGRRRGNIFTLKRIAHALGVGLDYLIDGEKNDVYDDLHDMIDRISNADDLRTVKRFLSVMQQSGVYDAGHGEAPQTKDE
- the asnS gene encoding asparagine--tRNA ligase encodes the protein MQQVSVKALFAQPDAYEGAQVRVSGWVRTSRNSKSLGFIELNDGSFFRNLQVVYQDGGIDNFAEVSHFGVGSAVIVEGSVVRTPQAKQPLEIQASRVTLEGACPSDYPLQKKRHSFEFLRGIAHLRPRTNTFAAVFRVRSLAAFAIHQFFNERGFVYVHTPLITASDCEGAGEMFHVTTLDMQDVPRDAQGAVDYSQDFFGAQANLTVSGQLNAEAYAQAFRNVYTFGPTFRAENSNTARHAAEFWMIEPEMAFCDLAGDMRVAEDMVKYIIHYVLENAPEEMAFFNQFIDKGLLARLDNVVSSDFAHVTYTEAVDILLKSGREFAFPVSWGCDLQTEHERYLAEEVFARPVFVTDYPKEIKAFYMRLNDDGKTVAAMDLLVPGVGEIIGGSQREERLEVLEARIRDLGMDPASYGWYLDLRRYGGTHHAGYGLGFERMIMYVTGMANIRDVLPFPRTVGSASF
- a CDS encoding zinc metallopeptidase; protein product: MLFYPIFDWTFLILIPGLIFGMWAQSRINRSYQRYSRVLAQNGVTGARLAQLLLHSQGIDDVPVEISPGGGLSDHYDPRARVLRLSQGVYNSSSIAALGIAAHEVGHAYQHQEEYAPLKIRNALAPVVSFASTAAIPLLLIGLFAATDVLITIGLIAYASAVVFQLVTLPVEFNASRRAIAALETGGYLSAEELPGAKDVLSSAAMTYVAAALASILQLLRLSLLFGRRND
- a CDS encoding DUF1540 domain-containing protein, giving the protein MSPEKLYCDNAYCNHNGGGYCRAVAIEVTPKSARGDAVCAAFWPRGAAPGGRARFSMEIASPLVPETQGALHASVAPPPIVSCDVRSCYYNDQQRCRIDCLEIGQGALKAPCASFMRVHR
- a CDS encoding DUF1540 domain-containing protein yields the protein MSNPMGKQCIYCDVRDCRFNREGQHCSLETIQVACCHDAHVDTQEDSMCASFRCK